A region of Chitinophaga horti DNA encodes the following proteins:
- a CDS encoding DPP IV N-terminal domain-containing protein, with amino-acid sequence MRLTHYRRPATVAGLLLLSLAMPQAHAQTKKELTLDLVVKQPMLLSKSLPAVSSWLDKDHYLETRRDNGKVQLYKVNAASGKAEAYTPPPVTGQSVSIRNNDIFLQTPGAGETQLTSTKEEEKNPTLSPDGKYVAFTRSNNLFAIELASKKEIQYTTDGSDVIYNGWASWVYYEEILGRSTRYKAFWWSNDSRSIAYMRFDDTKVPVFPIYSQVGQHGYLENTRYPKAGDPNPEVKLGIVPVTGGATTWADFNPKDDQYFGTPFWAADGSLWLQWMNRGQDNLKIYSVDPKTGAKKEVYDEKQKTWIDWFKPFTFLANNKGFIIQSDKSGYDHLYLLNMDGSLKKQLTTGEWRVKDLLEVDEKKQLVYFTARKEHSTRYDLYTVSLNGGPITRLTFGNFSHDVKLAPGGGLFHHHLF; translated from the coding sequence ATGAGACTTACGCATTACAGGCGCCCGGCAACAGTGGCCGGTTTGCTCCTGCTTTCCCTAGCCATGCCGCAGGCGCATGCACAAACTAAAAAAGAACTTACCCTTGATTTGGTCGTAAAGCAACCCATGTTGCTATCGAAATCATTGCCAGCCGTTAGCAGCTGGCTGGATAAGGACCATTACCTGGAAACCCGCCGCGACAACGGTAAAGTGCAGCTGTATAAAGTGAACGCTGCTTCCGGTAAGGCGGAAGCCTACACGCCGCCGCCGGTTACGGGGCAATCGGTAAGCATCCGCAATAACGATATTTTCCTGCAAACACCTGGCGCCGGCGAAACACAGCTTACCAGCACCAAAGAAGAGGAAAAGAACCCCACGCTTTCGCCAGACGGCAAGTATGTGGCCTTTACCCGCAGCAATAACTTATTCGCCATAGAACTGGCTTCAAAAAAAGAAATTCAGTATACTACCGATGGCTCCGATGTGATCTATAACGGATGGGCATCCTGGGTGTATTACGAAGAGATCCTCGGCCGCTCTACCCGCTACAAAGCCTTTTGGTGGAGTAACGATAGCCGCAGCATTGCCTACATGCGTTTTGACGATACAAAGGTGCCGGTATTCCCCATCTACAGCCAGGTAGGGCAGCACGGTTACCTCGAGAACACGCGCTACCCCAAGGCAGGCGATCCCAACCCGGAGGTGAAACTAGGCATCGTTCCGGTTACAGGCGGCGCTACCACCTGGGCCGACTTCAATCCCAAAGACGACCAATATTTCGGTACGCCGTTCTGGGCTGCCGACGGTTCGCTCTGGCTGCAGTGGATGAACCGCGGGCAGGACAACCTCAAGATTTACTCCGTTGATCCGAAGACGGGCGCCAAAAAGGAAGTGTACGACGAAAAGCAGAAAACCTGGATCGACTGGTTTAAGCCTTTTACTTTCCTGGCGAACAACAAAGGTTTTATTATCCAGAGCGATAAATCAGGATATGACCACCTTTACCTCCTGAACATGGACGGCTCGCTGAAAAAGCAACTGACCACCGGCGAGTGGCGCGTAAAAGACCTGCTGGAAGTAGATGAGAAAAAACAACTGGTGTACTTCACCGCCCGTAAAGAACATTCTACCCGCTACGACCTGTATACCGTTAGTCTCAATGGCGGCCCCATTACCCGTCTTACCTTCGGTAACTTCTCCCACGATGTTAAACTGGCACCCGGCGGTGGGCTATTTCATCACCACTTATTCTAA
- a CDS encoding tRNA-binding protein: METINWTDFEKIDMRVGTIVAVHPFPNARNPAYQLQIDFGPEIGMKRSSAQITKLYEMEALVGQQVIAVINFPVKQIANFFSECLVLGATGDDKTVTLLQTERPVPNGLRIS; this comes from the coding sequence ATGGAAACGATTAACTGGACAGACTTCGAAAAGATTGACATGCGGGTAGGCACTATCGTCGCCGTTCATCCCTTTCCCAACGCACGAAATCCCGCTTACCAGCTGCAAATTGATTTTGGACCGGAAATAGGAATGAAACGATCTTCTGCCCAAATCACGAAATTATATGAGATGGAAGCGTTGGTGGGGCAGCAGGTGATAGCTGTTATTAACTTCCCGGTAAAACAGATCGCTAATTTCTTCTCGGAGTGCCTGGTGTTGGGGGCTACAGGCGATGATAAAACGGTCACGTTATTGCAAACTGAGCGACCGGTACCTAACGGTCTCCGCATCTCATAG
- the lptC gene encoding LPS export ABC transporter periplasmic protein LptC — MKKFLLYTTLAMALYSCENKLEAVRALDKSAVGVEEGFDIRVIISQGGHVKAELTGPYMERHLQHPAFVEFSKGLKARFYNDSMVQTSTLTAFYGKYFESNGDLFLRDSVVLINILTNERMDCHRLKYDALTQRFSSDTAVRYVSNSGVTYGTGFESNSDFSDISFIKGTAKLLYEDSAVTDSTGEATDSIPN; from the coding sequence TTGAAAAAGTTTTTGCTATACACCACGCTGGCCATGGCGCTCTACAGCTGCGAGAATAAACTCGAAGCGGTACGTGCGTTAGATAAAAGCGCGGTGGGGGTAGAAGAAGGGTTCGACATCCGGGTGATCATCAGCCAGGGTGGACATGTAAAGGCCGAACTTACGGGACCTTATATGGAGCGACACCTGCAGCATCCCGCCTTCGTGGAATTCTCCAAAGGGTTGAAAGCAAGATTTTACAACGACTCAATGGTGCAGACCAGTACGCTTACAGCTTTCTACGGTAAATACTTTGAAAGCAACGGCGACCTGTTTCTGCGTGATAGCGTAGTCCTCATTAATATACTTACGAATGAGCGAATGGATTGTCACCGACTTAAATACGATGCGCTCACCCAACGTTTTTCTTCCGATACCGCCGTACGGTACGTCAGTAATAGTGGCGTGACATATGGCACCGGATTCGAAAGTAATTCCGACTTCTCTGACATCTCTTTCATAAAAGGAACTGCCAAACTGCTGTATGAAGACTCGGCCGTCACAGATTCCACCGGAGAAGCGACGGACAGCATTCCCAATTAA
- a CDS encoding type III pantothenate kinase codes for MINLCLDFGNSRLKGAIMQNGKMQEQLLFREQHLEAELLAVLDKYQPTGAILSSVVHHTPAVEQLLAGRTRFVKLGHQLRFPVSIAYDKPETLGVDRIALVCGAWRRFPGQYSLVIGVGSAITYNFLHKNGEFLGGGISPGLEMRFKALHTFTDKLPEVGKDPQFSLIGYNTRQSILSGVQQGVLEEVDGMINRYAERYRNFNVLLTGGIWFSLVPVLKVRYLQTLSYYMKV; via the coding sequence ATGATCAATTTGTGCCTCGACTTCGGCAATTCGCGCCTTAAGGGAGCGATTATGCAAAATGGAAAAATGCAGGAACAGCTGTTATTCCGCGAGCAACACCTGGAAGCGGAGTTGCTGGCCGTGCTGGACAAGTACCAGCCCACTGGCGCGATCCTTTCCTCCGTAGTGCATCATACGCCGGCGGTAGAACAGCTGCTGGCCGGGCGCACCCGTTTTGTAAAGCTGGGGCACCAACTGCGGTTTCCGGTGAGCATTGCGTACGACAAGCCTGAAACACTGGGCGTAGATCGTATTGCCCTGGTCTGCGGTGCCTGGCGCAGGTTCCCGGGGCAATATAGCCTGGTGATCGGCGTGGGATCGGCCATTACTTATAATTTTTTACATAAAAACGGGGAGTTCCTTGGTGGGGGCATTAGTCCGGGGTTGGAGATGCGTTTTAAAGCGTTGCATACATTTACCGACAAATTACCCGAGGTAGGGAAAGATCCTCAATTTTCACTGATCGGCTATAATACCCGCCAGTCCATACTTAGCGGGGTTCAACAAGGGGTGCTGGAAGAAGTGGATGGTATGATTAACCGCTATGCGGAAAGGTACCGGAACTTTAACGTGCTTTTAACAGGGGGGATTTGGTTTTCTTTGGTTCCCGTCTTAAAAGTAAGATATTTGCAGACCCTTTCTTATTATATGAAGGTTTAA
- a CDS encoding LON peptidase substrate-binding domain-containing protein — MTNFIPIFPLATVVYPGEPLNLHIFEPRYKELVRECMAENKPFGIPTVINKKVAEYGTLVEVLGLEKEYENGEMDIRTRGLRVFRVLEVVREIPGKLYSGAIVNYPDNDNRSKAGLLKQVLHAVRELHKILQVDKDFKKEDDQLSSYDLAHHAGLSLDEEYELLHLFQELQRLEYLKRHLYKAIPLMAEMEKLKDRVKLNGHFRNLSVDNF; from the coding sequence ATGACCAATTTCATTCCCATATTTCCGCTGGCCACGGTGGTGTACCCCGGCGAGCCGCTGAACCTGCACATCTTTGAGCCCCGCTACAAAGAACTGGTGCGGGAATGTATGGCAGAAAACAAGCCCTTCGGTATTCCCACAGTAATCAATAAAAAGGTCGCTGAATATGGCACCCTAGTAGAAGTGCTGGGCCTGGAAAAGGAATACGAAAACGGTGAAATGGATATCCGCACCCGTGGCTTGCGCGTTTTCCGCGTGCTGGAAGTGGTGCGGGAAATTCCGGGAAAGCTGTATTCCGGCGCGATCGTGAATTATCCTGATAACGATAACAGGTCGAAGGCCGGCCTGTTGAAACAGGTACTACACGCCGTGCGGGAGTTACATAAGATTTTACAGGTAGATAAGGATTTTAAGAAAGAAGACGATCAGCTGTCTTCCTACGATCTGGCCCATCACGCGGGTTTGTCGCTGGACGAGGAATATGAGTTGTTGCACCTGTTCCAGGAACTGCAGCGGCTCGAGTACCTGAAAAGGCATCTTTACAAAGCTATCCCCCTCATGGCGGAAATGGAAAAGTTAAAAGACCGTGTTAAGCTGAACGGCCATTTCCGTAACTTATCCGTCGATAATTTTTAG
- a CDS encoding glycosyltransferase family 2 protein translates to MKISGFTFVRNAVKYDYPVVEAITSILPLCDEVVVSVGDCNDGTLELIQSIDSPKVRIFHSVWDDSLKEGGRILAVETDKAYAHVDPATTWAIYIQADEVLHEEDYPAIRAAMERYQDDKRVEGLLFKYRHFFGSYDYVGDSRTWYKNEIRIIRYDKDTRSYRDAQGFRKNGQKLHVKRVNATVSHYGWVKSPDTQAIKVNNARSLYYGNDTEKYEKRRVTGDFDYSITDSVERFTGTHPKVMHERIKRINWEFEHDISLKRFGFKDKLLYWIEKKTGRRLFDYRNYKILR, encoded by the coding sequence ATGAAAATTTCAGGGTTCACCTTTGTACGCAACGCTGTGAAGTACGATTATCCCGTGGTAGAGGCCATTACGTCCATCCTGCCGCTGTGCGATGAAGTGGTGGTAAGCGTAGGCGATTGCAACGACGGTACGCTGGAACTGATACAGTCTATCGACTCTCCTAAGGTGCGCATCTTTCATTCTGTATGGGACGATTCTTTGAAAGAAGGCGGTCGCATACTCGCCGTGGAAACGGATAAAGCGTATGCACATGTAGACCCCGCCACTACCTGGGCGATTTATATACAGGCTGATGAGGTGCTGCATGAAGAGGATTATCCTGCGATACGGGCAGCGATGGAGCGTTATCAAGATGATAAACGGGTAGAAGGGTTGTTATTTAAATACCGCCACTTTTTCGGCAGTTACGATTACGTGGGTGACAGCCGCACCTGGTACAAAAATGAGATCCGCATTATCCGTTACGATAAGGACACCCGCTCGTACCGCGACGCACAGGGCTTTCGCAAGAACGGCCAAAAGCTGCACGTAAAACGAGTAAACGCTACCGTATCTCATTACGGTTGGGTAAAAAGTCCGGATACGCAGGCCATCAAAGTAAATAACGCCCGCAGCCTGTATTACGGTAACGATACGGAAAAGTACGAGAAGCGCCGCGTGACGGGCGACTTTGATTACTCCATTACTGACTCGGTGGAGCGGTTTACGGGTACGCATCCAAAGGTGATGCACGAGCGCATCAAACGCATTAACTGGGAATTTGAGCACGACATCAGCCTGAAGCGGTTTGGCTTTAAGGATAAGCTATTATACTGGATCGAGAAAAAGACCGGGCGCCGCCTGTTCGACTACCGCAACTATAAAATATTGAGATAA
- the meaB gene encoding methylmalonyl Co-A mutase-associated GTPase MeaB: MSPAYINGLLEGHIKTLARCISLVENEAEGYEQLLEQLPAATNTRVVGITGPPGAGKSTLVNALISELLAQQKKVAIIAVDPSSPFNFGALLGDRIRMSQHFNNPDVFIRSMASRGALGGLSPKVIEVSDVICAAGFDYLFIETVGVGQSEVEIAGIADSTVVVVVPEAGDEIQTMKAGLMEIADVFVVNKADRANADEFVKNLRLLAHTRQTDSWEIPVVKTVATQEQGVHDLIEALQKHQSQLRGSNVRKSILMAEKAYQLIQHRRMRNVNKRALQEEITGLLNNGNFNLYQFIRNFFLHQP, translated from the coding sequence ATGTCGCCTGCATACATCAACGGCCTGCTCGAAGGCCATATTAAAACGCTGGCCCGCTGCATATCCCTGGTGGAGAATGAAGCGGAGGGCTACGAGCAGCTGCTGGAGCAATTGCCTGCCGCTACCAACACGCGTGTGGTAGGCATTACCGGTCCTCCCGGTGCAGGCAAAAGCACGCTGGTGAATGCATTGATCAGTGAGTTGCTGGCACAGCAAAAAAAGGTGGCCATCATTGCGGTAGACCCATCCAGCCCGTTCAATTTTGGCGCGTTATTGGGCGACCGCATCCGCATGAGCCAACACTTTAATAACCCGGATGTATTTATCCGCTCCATGGCTAGCCGCGGCGCACTTGGCGGCCTAAGCCCCAAAGTGATCGAAGTAAGTGATGTGATTTGCGCCGCTGGTTTCGACTACCTGTTTATCGAAACCGTGGGAGTCGGACAAAGTGAAGTGGAAATAGCCGGCATTGCTGATAGTACAGTGGTCGTCGTCGTGCCAGAAGCCGGCGATGAAATACAAACCATGAAAGCCGGCCTCATGGAAATTGCCGATGTATTCGTCGTGAACAAAGCCGATCGCGCCAATGCGGACGAGTTCGTGAAAAACCTGCGCCTCCTTGCGCATACACGTCAAACGGACTCCTGGGAAATACCGGTGGTAAAAACAGTGGCCACGCAAGAGCAGGGCGTGCATGATCTCATTGAAGCGTTACAAAAACATCAATCACAACTCCGCGGCAGCAACGTCCGCAAGTCCATACTCATGGCCGAAAAAGCCTATCAGCTCATTCAACACCGCAGGATGCGCAATGTCAACAAACGGGCATTGCAGGAGGAGATTACGGGTTTACTAAACAATGGTAACTTCAATCTCTACCAGTTTATCAGGAATTTCTTTTTGCACCAGCCATAG
- a CDS encoding chloride channel protein, producing MRYFFSRSRNCGIPLSTGAAGKNTATPRLIAGKGLERVLYIAVLSLVVALCTSAAAWAMLWLLRLVTTIAFAGRFSFDVSRPDKHDLDVWVIAVPVVGALLVMVLERLSLAVTRHTIMSNPLQQSNSGRFMRALRQLPAMIAIGTGSPLGPEGPAMDAGNGFGKWVGGLFTTTAPETMVLCIAGSTAGVAFIFGAPVAAAVLAAEIWMVEFSLLSGVSVVLAALAGATFRQMFWSNTPFFSLPAIAEPEWLHLVFYTIVGVGTGVVAGLITRAQSLVSDLFARLPLKPYWWPVVGATGIGIIGYFEPATFGPGFHQLRTTLNGNITFHLVIVLIVFKFLSWLFAQASGSAGGAMFPLMVMGAALGVTLTALLQLSFRDVHLSVHIAAIIGMAAMFAGTSRAWVAAVILALECTRAPNALLPLALACTASYFTSYVFLKKQGAPVSE from the coding sequence TTGAGATATTTTTTTTCCAGATCGCGTAATTGCGGCATCCCCTTATCCACTGGTGCGGCCGGTAAAAACACCGCAACACCCCGGCTTATTGCCGGTAAAGGATTAGAGCGTGTGTTATATATAGCAGTGTTATCACTGGTGGTGGCGCTGTGTACCAGCGCGGCTGCCTGGGCCATGCTGTGGCTTTTGCGACTGGTAACTACCATCGCTTTTGCGGGCAGATTTTCGTTTGATGTAAGTCGTCCTGACAAACATGATTTAGATGTTTGGGTAATCGCTGTACCCGTTGTGGGTGCTTTATTGGTGATGGTACTGGAGCGTTTATCGCTTGCCGTTACCCGTCATACTATTATGAGTAATCCACTGCAACAAAGCAACAGCGGGCGTTTTATGCGTGCGTTGCGACAATTGCCTGCGATGATCGCTATCGGCACCGGCTCACCGCTCGGGCCCGAAGGCCCGGCGATGGATGCTGGTAACGGATTTGGTAAATGGGTGGGTGGATTGTTTACTACTACGGCGCCGGAAACGATGGTGTTGTGTATTGCGGGCAGCACGGCTGGTGTAGCATTCATCTTTGGCGCGCCGGTAGCGGCAGCAGTACTGGCTGCAGAAATATGGATGGTAGAGTTTTCTTTGCTCAGCGGTGTATCGGTTGTATTAGCCGCATTGGCTGGCGCTACCTTCCGGCAGATGTTCTGGAGCAACACTCCATTTTTTAGTCTGCCTGCTATTGCCGAACCGGAATGGCTACACTTAGTGTTTTATACCATTGTAGGCGTCGGCACCGGCGTAGTGGCCGGGCTCATTACACGTGCGCAATCATTAGTGAGCGACCTGTTTGCCAGGCTACCTTTGAAACCTTATTGGTGGCCGGTTGTAGGCGCCACAGGCATTGGTATAATTGGTTACTTTGAGCCCGCCACATTTGGCCCGGGGTTTCACCAACTGCGTACAACGCTGAATGGTAACATTACTTTTCATTTGGTGATCGTGCTGATCGTATTTAAGTTTTTATCCTGGTTGTTTGCACAGGCAAGCGGATCTGCAGGTGGTGCGATGTTTCCGCTGATGGTGATGGGAGCCGCGCTGGGTGTAACACTTACCGCATTGCTGCAGTTGTCGTTTCGCGATGTTCACTTAAGCGTGCATATTGCGGCCATCATAGGTATGGCAGCCATGTTCGCCGGCACCTCACGTGCATGGGTAGCCGCAGTGATATTGGCATTGGAATGTACACGGGCGCCGAATGCGTTGTTGCCGTTGGCGCTGGCATGTACGGCGTCGTACTTTACTTCGTATGTGTTTTTGAAAAAACAGGGGGCACCTGTGAGCGAATGA
- a CDS encoding MarR family winged helix-turn-helix transcriptional regulator, protein MVKESIFNPDHQAGSVPSKVVAAMERLSEAFRVLLWNEAKHHGISSTIQIQLLTFLLYYPESKRTVTYLANYFNMTKATISDAVKSLESKGLVQRKASETDTRSHCLYLSREGKSMARKAEKFAHPMQMAVLSLPADKQNALLEQLLKLIGNLNEQGVITPQSMCANCRYYATKGRTGHYCTLVQRMFRIVDLKLDCPDFEAVGHA, encoded by the coding sequence ATGGTAAAAGAATCCATCTTTAACCCGGATCACCAGGCTGGCAGTGTGCCCAGTAAGGTCGTTGCTGCCATGGAGCGTTTATCGGAAGCGTTCAGGGTATTATTATGGAATGAGGCCAAGCATCACGGAATAAGCAGTACCATTCAGATCCAGTTGCTCACCTTTCTCTTGTATTATCCGGAATCCAAACGAACCGTTACCTACCTGGCCAACTACTTCAACATGACCAAAGCCACCATCAGCGATGCTGTTAAATCGCTGGAGTCAAAAGGTCTTGTGCAACGCAAAGCAAGCGAAACCGACACGCGCAGCCACTGCCTTTATCTTTCCCGCGAAGGAAAATCAATGGCGCGTAAAGCGGAAAAGTTTGCGCATCCTATGCAAATGGCCGTGTTAAGCCTTCCGGCCGACAAACAAAATGCATTGCTGGAACAGTTGCTGAAATTGATCGGGAACTTAAATGAACAAGGTGTAATCACACCACAAAGCATGTGTGCCAACTGTCGCTACTATGCCACAAAGGGCAGAACAGGACATTACTGCACACTGGTTCAAAGAATGTTTAGAATTGTAGACCTTAAACTGGATTGCCCGGACTTTGAAGCTGTAGGTCACGCATAA